The following coding sequences lie in one Glycine soja cultivar W05 chromosome 16, ASM419377v2, whole genome shotgun sequence genomic window:
- the LOC114389568 gene encoding UV-B-induced protein At3g17800, chloroplastic-like: MESCIFRYHHPTLLTLPSISHKPHFRFFTRPDLGGGGVSSSSSCFLYYRRRPFIRASAGASPCEFSSLNSPLEPRSMVGKFLSAVLQNHPQMFHVAVGEELKLLAEDRDAAHARMVLGSASDEALLHRRIAQVKENQCQIAVEDVMYLLIFYKFSEIRVPMVPKLSSCLYNGRLEILPSKDWELESIHSSEVLDMIREHITTVTGLRAKSSVTECWATTQVRQFLLARVYVASILYGYFLKSVSLRYHLERNLSLANHDLHLGHRTSVMFSYGFKDAIFGHLSNMPSLGQGLIRPEEEIEDLKCYVMSFHPGSLQRCARLRSKEAVNLVGSYSCALFNNKESGSVENDDVILTSFSSLKRLVLEAVAFGSFLWETEDYIDNVYKLKDD; encoded by the exons atgGAAAGCTGCATCTTCCGCTACCATCACCCAACACTCCTCACTCTCCCATCAATTTCGCACAAACCCCACTTCAGATTCTTCACAAGGCCTGatcttggtggtggtggtgtttcttcttcttcttcttgttttttatattataggCGAAGACCCTTTATCAGAGCAAGTGCTGGAGCAAGCCCATGTGAGTTCAGTAGCCTGAACTCTCCGCTGGAGCCACGTTCCATGGTGGGGAAGTTCCTCAGTGCTGTTCTTCAGAACCACCCTCAGATGTTCCATGTGGCTGTTGGGGAGGAGCTGAAGCTCTTGGCTGAGGATCGTGATGCGGCACATGCCCGCATGGTGCTTGGTTCTGCCTCCGATGAGGCCTTGCTTCACAG GAGGATTGCACAAGTAAAAGAGAACCAATGTCAAATTGCTGTAGAAGATGTTATGTACTTGCTGATTTTTTACAAGTTTTCTGAGATCAGGGTCCCTATGGTTCCAAAGCTTTCTAGTTGTCTTTATAATGGCAGGCTAGAGATATTGCCTTCTAAGGACTGGGAACTAGAGTCTATTCATAGCTCGGAAGTTTTGGATATGATAAGGGAACACATAACTACTGTAACTGGCTTGAGAGCAAAATCTAGTGTAACTGAGTGTTGGGCAACAACCCAAGTTAGACAATTCTTACTTGCCCGGGTTTACGTTGCCTCCATATTATATGGTTACTTTTTGAAGTCAGTTTCATTGAGGTACCACCTAGAACGAAATCTCTCTTTGGCCAATCATGATCTTCACCTTGGTCATAGGACTTCCGTTATGTTTTCTTATGGATTCAAAGATGCCATCTTTGGCCACTTAAGTAATATGCCATCCTTAGGGCAAGGGTTAATCAGGCCGGAAGAGGAAATTGAGGACTTAAAATGTTATGTTATGAGCTTTCATCCCGGATCATTGCAGAGATGTGCCAGATTGAGGTCTAAGGAGGCTGTGAATTTGGTTGGGAGTTATAGTTGTGCTCTTTTTAACAACAAGGAATCGGGTTCGGTTGAGAATGATGATGTTATTTTGACTTCATTTTCTAGCTTGAAGAGACTAGTCTTGGAAGCTGTTGCTTTTGGATCTTTCCTGTGGGAGACAGAAGATTACATTGACAATGTATATAAGCTTAAGGATGACTGA
- the LOC114389769 gene encoding uncharacterized protein LOC114389769 has translation MAMKVQLQTLTKGYLSMLEYIEHKHSIADSLAENLHPISDEDLIGYILSGLDSSYSAFSTAFMMKSDDVFVDDLAGLLLQEEARLEQEHVHQAVVVSQPTNPSPLLSTPAIYTTNRFSNRSSSTNNPNNSSSSFPRRNIDNPRRHPICQLCSKPGHEANNYW, from the coding sequence ATGGCAATGAAGGTTCAACTACAAACTCTAACAAAAGGGTATCTTTCTATGCTTGAATATATTGAGCACAAACACTCCATTGCTGACTCTCTTGCTGAAAATCTTCATCCAATTTCCGATGAGGATCTTATTGGTTATATTTTAAGCGGCCTTGATTCCTCTTATAGTGCTTTCTCAACTGCTTTCATGATGAAGTCTGATGATGTCTTTGTTGATGATCTTGCTGGCCTTCTTCTTCAAGAGGAGGCTCGCTTAGAGCAGGAACATGTTCATCAAGCTGTTGTTGTTTCACAGCCCACTAACCCATCCCCACTTTTGTCTACTCCTGCTATTTACACTACAAATCGGTTCTCAAACCGGTCCTCTTCCACCAACAATCCAAACAACAGTTCTAGTTCTTTTCCTAGGCGTAACATTGACAACCCTCGTCGTCATCCTATTTGTCAACTGTGTAGTAAACCTGGACATGAGGCTAATAATTATTGGTAG